One Deltaproteobacteria bacterium genomic window, CTTCTGTTTCTGACTGTCCGGGCGCTTGGGTTTCGACCTGCGTGAGCTCCTCGAGAGCGAGAGCTTTCTCTTCCTCGGCATCATCAACTGAAGCGCCTTTTTCTGCCGCAGGTTTGTCCGCATCAACGGTTTCCACTGCCACAAGCTCTTCAAGGGCAAGGTCTTGCTCTGCCATGGGAGCGCCGGCTGAAGGAAGTTCTTGTATTTCAGCCTCCTCGGTTGCAGGAGTCTGGGCACTCACGAGCTCCTCAAGAGCAAGGGCTTGCTCCGCATCAGCATCGTCAGCTGAAGAACCGTTCTCTACTGCCGGACTTTCCGCTGCCACAAGCTCTTCAAGGGCAAGATCTTCCTCTGCTATGGGAGCGTCGGCTGAAGGGGGTTTCTTTGCCATGTGGACCTCAGGTGTCAGGATTGATCAAACTTCTTTAGCTCTTTTTCAATCTTCTCATCAATAGCAGCCATGCTATCCTCCGCTGTGGAAAGTGGTTCCGAATCTTCTTCAAAATGGTCTGAATCGACTGCGCGCCTTTTCTGTAACAGGATAAAACTCAGCAACGAGATAATAACAAGTGACAAAACAATTAACGCGGCCAGAAGGTACACTTGCAAATGGCTATACTTGGAAGGGCGTGACGGCGACTCATCCTGTGGGACTGCCACGGGGCTTGCCTTCTCTGCCACTGGAGTTGGTGGAGGCACTTTGGGTAGAGCAGGCGATTGTTTTGCGATATCTTGAGAAGGCTTTGCTGAAGGTTCTTGAGTGTCCTCCTGCGTTGGTTTGCTCGCAACCACAGTCGGTTCTGGTTCCAAATCTTTGCCCGCCTTTTTTACAAGAGGCTCCCGATGCTCAGCCTCCGGTTTTCCCTCCCCTGTTGGCGCCAGTGTCTTTGCAGGGGGCTCCTTGGATAAAGATTTAGATAAAGATTCCTCGAACACAACGCCATCAGGCGGTGAGCTCAACCGGTTTACGTCCAAAACAACACGGTCGGGATTGGGAAGTGTGAAAGCCTTGATCTTGAAATAGGGAAAGGAAAGAGCAATATTGGCTGCCAAGCGAGATCCCTGCTGAACGAATTCTATGGCATCAACCCGTTTGGTCGTCTCACTCAATATCTGTTCGGGCAGTGCCGTCGTTGTGTCAACAAAAACCACGGAGAATCTCCCCCTGCCTTTGATCACAGGTTCCTTGAAGACAACAGAGCCCCGAAATTCAAATACGATTCTCGTAAAGGTCTTGTGTTCGCCAATCCTAATATACCTTAGTTCGGCAGCGTCCGCCCACCCAACCTGCAGCAGCCACAAAACCACAAAACCAACGATTGTCAGCCTTACCTTTGTGTTATCATTCATTTCAGTTCAGGAAACCTGGTCTTTTGGGCCAGGTCGCCGACTTCGCCAGCCGCCGTCGGCCATAGCCTATGGCGGAGAGCCCGAAGGCTACGGCCCGCAGCCGGACGGCTGAAAGAGTCATTGGATCTGTTAACAAACTAAGATCAAGGGCAAATATTATTACATACAAGATTCATACCACAGCTTGAACGCTTTGCCAACGATTTCAGCGCGTAGTCCTTTGTCTGCCCGGTCGGCACCCCAAAGACACATTGAAAGATGCAATAACTGCTACCATATTAAATCAATATTACCTATTTGACACCTGTAAAGAAGTCATCGATAATTATTGAGAAAAGTGATGTCGAGTCTGTCGCCGAAAACCGCCATCGCAAGCGCCTCAGTTCAACTATTGAGAGGAAAGGTCGTATGGAAACACTGAATTGCCAGGGGTTGGCCTGTCCCCAGCCGGTGCTCAGGACCAAGCATTTTATTGAATCGAATCAACATCTTTTGGAATTTTCTGTAATTGTGGACAATGCCGCCTCGGCGCAAAATGTTGTCCGTTTTTGCGAAAGCCAGGGTTTCAGCGCCTCTCTTCAGCAGAAGGGCAATGATTTTGAGATCGAGGCTGTCAAGTCTGAGGAAAGCGGCAGCGAATCCATTGAAGAGGATTTAGCTAAATCGGACGAAAAGACCCTGGTGTTGATTCCAAAGGACACCATGGGCTCCGGAGATGATGTGCTGGGTTCAGGGCTCATTCTAAATTTTATCAACACCCTCAACGAAATGGGAGATGCCCTGTGGAGATTGGTTTTCCTCAATAGTGGAGTCAAACTGACGATTGAGGGGGCCGAGACCTTGCCTGCCATACAACAACTGGAGGCCCAGGGCGTGAGCGTTCTTGTATGCGGCACCTGCCTGACGCATTTCAACCTGCTGGAGCAAAAGAGGGTGGGCGAGACCACGAATATGCTTGATATTGTTACAAGCTTCCAGCTTGCCGACAAGGTGATCAGCGTGTGACGTATCTGGCCAATTACCTTTGTGTAGGTTGGGCAACGCCCACCGACCACAGTGATACACGGTAACCGTTCACGGAGTGTTGGAGTAATGGAGTGACGGAGTAATGCCATATTCTGAGCTGCGAAGCCGCGTTGTATAAAATCGCGAAGGGATTTTATATGGAGAAGAGTATGAGTGCATCGTGGGGGAGGAATCCTGCGTGGGAGAACGGGGCACGCGCAACTTGACTGACAACTCCGGAAGCTCTGTGGATGAACTCATGGAGGTGATTGTGAATCGTTATTTCAAGGTGGATTGTGCCATCTTCACGCCCAACCCCGATCGCCTTGACCATATTCTTGAGATGTTTGAGCAATATCAAGCCGACGGTGTCATTCATTATTGTCTACAATTCTGCCAACCCTATCTCATGGAATCCATGCCTGTGGAAAAGGCCCTTGAGGCCAAGAATATCCCCACGCTTCGTATTGAGACCGATTACAGCCTGGAGGATGTGGGGCAGCTCAAGACCAGGGTGGAAGCCTTTATCGAAATGGTGAAATAGGGGAGCACTTTTCGGATGCGACTTGCCGGCATCGACATCGGTTCCCGATCCATTGAACTGGTAGTTTTGAACAAAAGAGGGATTGTTGTCAGCAAGCAGGCGGA contains:
- the yedF gene encoding sulfurtransferase-like selenium metabolism protein YedF — translated: METLNCQGLACPQPVLRTKHFIESNQHLLEFSVIVDNAASAQNVVRFCESQGFSASLQQKGNDFEIEAVKSEESGSESIEEDLAKSDEKTLVLIPKDTMGSGDDVLGSGLILNFINTLNEMGDALWRLVFLNSGVKLTIEGAETLPAIQQLEAQGVSVLVCGTCLTHFNLLEQKRVGETTNMLDIVTSFQLADKVISV
- a CDS encoding 2-hydroxyacyl-CoA dehydratase — its product is MLYGEEYECIVGEESCVGERGTRNLTDNSGSSVDELMEVIVNRYFKVDCAIFTPNPDRLDHILEMFEQYQADGVIHYCLQFCQPYLMESMPVEKALEAKNIPTLRIETDYSLEDVGQLKTRVEAFIEMVK